A section of the Neorhizobium galegae bv. orientalis str. HAMBI 540 genome encodes:
- a CDS encoding DUF1013 domain-containing protein, whose product MAQQLLMPKATAVWLVDNTALSFEQIANFCKLHPLEVKAIADGEAAQGIKGLDPIATGQLSRDEIERGEKDINHKLKLSEPKVRVPESKRRGPRYTPVSKRQDRPNAILWLVRNHPELKDAQISRLVGTTKSTIEQIRERTHWNSTNLTPMDPVTLGLCSQIDLDLEVERASKGRPLPTAAELGASLQPASETENLGFNYRNEREEEKEKEIDADAVFAKLSSLKSTRRDDDEEDERF is encoded by the coding sequence ATGGCTCAACAATTGCTCATGCCGAAGGCGACCGCTGTATGGCTGGTCGACAATACCGCACTTTCCTTCGAACAGATCGCCAACTTCTGCAAGCTCCACCCGCTCGAGGTGAAAGCCATTGCGGATGGCGAAGCGGCGCAGGGCATCAAGGGCCTGGACCCGATTGCCACCGGCCAGCTTTCGCGCGATGAAATCGAGCGCGGCGAAAAAGATATCAATCACAAGCTGAAGCTTTCCGAGCCGAAGGTTCGCGTGCCCGAATCGAAGCGCCGCGGCCCGCGCTATACGCCGGTCTCCAAGCGCCAGGATCGCCCGAACGCCATTCTCTGGCTGGTCCGCAACCATCCGGAACTGAAAGACGCACAGATTTCCCGGCTCGTCGGCACCACCAAGTCGACGATCGAGCAGATCCGCGAACGCACCCACTGGAACTCGACCAACCTAACGCCGATGGATCCGGTGACGCTCGGCCTCTGCAGCCAGATCGACCTCGACCTCGAAGTGGAACGCGCTTCCAAGGGCCGTCCGCTGCCGACCGCCGCCGAACTCGGCGCTTCCCTGCAGCCGGCGAGCGAAACCGAAAACCTCGGTTTCAATTATCGCAACGAGCGCGAGGAAGAGAAGGAAAAGGAGATCGACGCGGACGCGGTTTTCGCCAAGCTCTCGTCGCTCAAGTCGACCCGTCGCGACGACGACGAGGAAGACGAGCGCTTCTGA
- a CDS encoding propionyl-CoA synthetase: MQSRYFDVYEGWQKDPEGFWRSASAAIDWFKEPEKIFDGDQGVYGRWFTGGETNTCHNCLDRHVAAGRGGQRAFIHDSAMTGRQKSFTYAEVLEEVKAIAAVMRDLGIEKGDRVVIYMPMVPEAIFSMLACARLGAVHSVVFGGFAAQELAARLNDSEAKLVIGASCGLEPGRTVAYKPLLDQAIELARVKPEHCLILQREQLQAELRPERGELDFSEVVEKARGRDVPCVPVKATDPLYILYTSGTTGQPKGVVRDNGGHMVALHWSMENIFGVKPGEVFWTASDIGWVVGHSYIVYGPLLAGNTSVIFEGKPVGTPDAGTFWRVVSDHDVKVLFTAPTAFRAIRRDDPEGELVEKYDLTGMRALFLAGERADSETLKWAEQKLKVPVIDHWWQTETGWPVAANTVGLGLMPVKHGSPTRPMPGYSLDVLDDAGHPVPRGTLGNIVIKLPLPPGCLVSFWNADQRFREACLDEFPGYYKTADAGVMDEDGYIFVMARTDDIINCAGHRLSTGAMEEVCAKHPDVAECAVIGVHDATKGQIPCGFMVLKNHVSREITDIAREVAELVRNEIGPVAAFKTVMVVHKLPKTRSGKILRGTMQKIADDMPWKMPATIEDAAVLDEITAILKANGYAREGSGLKQSA, encoded by the coding sequence ATGCAAAGCCGCTATTTCGACGTTTATGAAGGCTGGCAAAAGGATCCGGAAGGGTTCTGGAGAAGCGCGTCCGCCGCCATCGACTGGTTCAAGGAACCGGAGAAGATCTTCGACGGGGACCAAGGCGTTTACGGGCGCTGGTTTACCGGCGGGGAGACCAACACCTGCCACAACTGCCTTGACCGGCACGTGGCCGCCGGCCGTGGCGGACAGCGCGCCTTCATCCACGACAGCGCCATGACGGGCAGGCAGAAGAGCTTCACCTATGCCGAAGTGCTGGAGGAGGTGAAGGCAATCGCTGCAGTGATGCGGGATCTCGGCATTGAGAAAGGCGATCGCGTCGTCATCTACATGCCGATGGTGCCGGAGGCGATCTTTTCGATGCTGGCCTGCGCTCGGCTCGGGGCGGTGCATTCGGTCGTGTTCGGTGGGTTTGCGGCGCAGGAGCTGGCCGCGCGGCTGAACGATTCGGAAGCGAAACTGGTGATCGGCGCGAGCTGCGGCCTTGAGCCCGGCCGCACCGTTGCCTACAAGCCGCTGCTCGACCAGGCGATCGAGCTTGCCCGCGTGAAACCGGAACATTGCCTCATACTCCAGCGTGAACAGCTCCAGGCAGAGCTGCGGCCGGAGCGGGGAGAGCTGGATTTCTCGGAGGTGGTGGAGAAGGCGCGGGGCAGGGACGTACCATGCGTGCCGGTCAAGGCGACCGATCCGCTCTACATCCTTTACACGTCTGGGACGACCGGCCAGCCCAAGGGCGTCGTGCGCGACAATGGCGGGCACATGGTGGCGCTGCATTGGAGCATGGAGAACATTTTTGGCGTCAAGCCGGGAGAGGTGTTCTGGACGGCATCCGATATCGGCTGGGTCGTCGGCCATTCCTACATCGTCTATGGACCGCTGCTGGCCGGCAATACCAGCGTGATCTTTGAAGGCAAGCCGGTGGGTACGCCGGATGCAGGCACGTTCTGGCGGGTCGTCAGCGATCATGACGTGAAAGTGCTGTTCACCGCGCCGACGGCTTTTCGGGCGATCCGTCGTGACGATCCGGAGGGCGAACTGGTCGAAAAATACGACCTGACCGGGATGCGGGCCTTGTTCCTCGCCGGCGAGCGGGCCGATTCTGAAACGCTGAAATGGGCCGAGCAGAAACTGAAGGTCCCGGTGATCGATCACTGGTGGCAGACGGAGACGGGCTGGCCTGTCGCCGCCAACACCGTCGGGCTCGGTCTGATGCCGGTCAAGCACGGTTCGCCGACGCGACCGATGCCGGGTTATTCGCTCGACGTGCTCGACGATGCCGGTCATCCGGTGCCGCGCGGCACGCTCGGTAATATCGTCATCAAACTGCCACTGCCGCCTGGCTGCCTCGTCAGCTTCTGGAATGCCGATCAGCGGTTCCGCGAGGCATGCCTCGATGAGTTCCCGGGGTATTACAAGACGGCCGATGCCGGGGTGATGGACGAGGACGGTTATATCTTCGTGATGGCGCGCACCGATGACATCATCAACTGCGCCGGCCACCGTCTTTCGACCGGGGCTATGGAAGAGGTCTGCGCCAAACATCCCGATGTCGCCGAATGCGCCGTGATAGGCGTCCATGACGCGACGAAGGGGCAGATCCCCTGCGGCTTCATGGTGTTGAAGAACCATGTTTCACGGGAAATCACTGATATCGCGAGAGAAGTGGCCGAACTGGTGCGCAACGAGATCGGCCCGGTCGCGGCCTTCAAGACGGTGATGGTGGTTCACAAGTTGCCGAAGACCCGATCGGGCAAGATCCTGCGCGGCACGATGCAGAAGATTGCCGACGACATGCCGTGGAAAATGCCGGCAACGATCGAGGATGCAGCGGTGCTGGACGAGATCACCGCGATCCTGAAGGCGAACGGTTATGCCCGGGAGGGCAGTGGCCTGAAACAGAGCGCCTGA
- a CDS encoding YggS family pyridoxal phosphate-dependent enzyme has protein sequence MSVEERLQDVKARIGKVERLSKRPAGSVTLVAVSKTFDVQDIRPVISAGQRIFGENRVQESQGKWPELKAETPDIELHLIGPLQSNKAADAVALFDVIETVDREKIARALADEINKQGKAPKLYVQVNTGLEPQKAGIEPKETVAFVELCRKELGLSIEGLMCIPPAEENPGPHFALLAKLARECGVEKLSMGMSGDFETAVEFGATSVRVGSAIFGSR, from the coding sequence ATGAGCGTCGAAGAACGGCTGCAGGATGTGAAGGCACGGATCGGGAAGGTGGAGCGCCTGTCGAAGCGACCTGCAGGGTCGGTGACGCTCGTGGCGGTTTCGAAGACGTTCGACGTGCAGGACATTCGACCGGTGATATCAGCCGGGCAACGGATATTCGGCGAAAACCGCGTGCAGGAAAGCCAGGGCAAGTGGCCGGAACTGAAGGCCGAGACGCCTGATATCGAACTGCATCTGATCGGGCCGCTGCAATCCAACAAGGCCGCCGACGCGGTGGCGCTGTTCGATGTCATCGAGACGGTGGACCGGGAAAAGATCGCCCGCGCGCTTGCCGACGAGATCAACAAGCAGGGCAAGGCGCCAAAGCTCTATGTGCAGGTCAATACCGGGCTGGAGCCGCAGAAGGCTGGTATCGAGCCGAAAGAGACCGTTGCCTTCGTGGAGCTCTGCCGCAAGGAACTCGGGCTTTCGATCGAGGGGCTGATGTGCATTCCGCCAGCTGAGGAAAATCCGGGGCCGCATTTTGCGCTGCTTGCCAAGCTCGCCAGGGAATGTGGCGTCGAAAAGCTCTCGATGGGCATGTCCGGGGATTTCGAGACGGCGGTCGAATTCGGGGCGACCAGCGTACGCGTCGGCTCGGCCATCTTCGGCTCGCGCTGA
- the leuS gene encoding leucine--tRNA ligase: MATERYNPRDAEPRWQQTWNDAKVFETDNSDPREKYYVLEMFPYPSGRIHMGHVRNYAMGDVVARYKRARGFNVLHPMGWDAFGMPAENAARDNKVHPKTWTYQNIESMKAQLKAMGLSLDWSREFATCDVEYYQQQQHLFLDMMEKGLVYRKQSKVNWDPVDQTVLANEQVIDGRGWRSGALVEQRDLVQWFFKITDFSQDLLDSLDTLDQWPEKVRLMQKNWIGRSEGLTVRWEIVSSTAPAGESEVVVYTTRPDTLFGASFLAIAADHPLAKAAAAQNPAIEAFAEECRHHGTSLAALETAEKKGIDTGVRVRHPLDPSWELPVYVANFVLMDYGTGAIFGCPSGDQRDLDFARKYGLPVVPVVMPKDADAATFEVGDTAYVDDGVMINSRFLDGKTTDEAFEIVANRLSETIVGNMPQGERKVNFRLRDWGISRQRYWGCPIPVIHCDDCGVVPVPKADLPVKLPDDVTFDRPGNPLDRHPTWRHVACPQCGKDARRETDTMDTFVDSSWYFTRFTAPWEKDPTDPTVANRWLPVDQYIGGIEHAILHLLYSRFFTRAMRETGHVEVKEPFKGLFTQGMVVHETYRRGSGPNGEWVAPADIRIEEVDGKRRATMLKGGEEVTIGSIEKMSKSKKNVVDPDDIIASYGADTARFFVLSDSPPDRDVIWSEAGVEGAHRFTQRLWRLISEASENLAGIDPVPANDGEALAISQLAHKTLKAVQGDYDRLSFNKAVARIYELVNALAAPLGRVAVGEGDAVFRAAVRNASEILIQLVAPMTPHLAEECWAVLGNKELLSVAPWPQYDEALVIENEITLPIQINGKKRGELTIARDADQSAVEAAVLALDAVKTALEGRAPKKVIVVPQRIVNIVV; this comes from the coding sequence ATGGCGACTGAACGTTATAATCCGCGCGATGCCGAGCCCCGTTGGCAGCAGACCTGGAACGATGCCAAGGTTTTCGAAACCGACAACAGCGATCCGCGCGAAAAATACTACGTTCTGGAGATGTTTCCCTATCCGTCGGGCCGCATCCACATGGGCCACGTGCGCAACTATGCCATGGGCGACGTGGTAGCCCGCTACAAGCGCGCCCGCGGTTTCAACGTCCTGCATCCGATGGGCTGGGACGCTTTCGGCATGCCGGCCGAAAATGCCGCCCGCGACAACAAGGTGCATCCGAAGACCTGGACCTATCAGAACATCGAATCCATGAAGGCGCAGCTGAAGGCCATGGGCCTGTCGCTCGACTGGTCGCGCGAGTTCGCCACCTGCGACGTCGAATATTACCAGCAGCAGCAGCACCTCTTCCTCGACATGATGGAAAAGGGACTGGTTTATCGCAAGCAGTCCAAGGTCAATTGGGATCCTGTAGACCAGACGGTTCTCGCCAACGAACAGGTCATCGACGGTCGCGGCTGGCGCTCGGGTGCGCTGGTGGAGCAGCGCGATCTGGTGCAGTGGTTCTTCAAGATCACCGATTTCAGCCAGGATCTCCTCGACTCGCTCGATACGCTCGACCAGTGGCCTGAAAAGGTCCGGCTGATGCAGAAGAACTGGATCGGCCGATCCGAGGGCCTGACGGTTCGCTGGGAAATCGTCAGTTCGACGGCACCCGCCGGCGAAAGCGAAGTAGTGGTCTACACGACCCGTCCCGACACGCTGTTCGGTGCTTCGTTCCTGGCCATCGCCGCCGACCATCCGCTGGCCAAGGCCGCAGCTGCGCAGAATCCGGCTATCGAAGCTTTCGCCGAGGAATGCCGGCATCACGGGACCTCGCTCGCAGCGCTGGAAACAGCCGAGAAGAAGGGCATCGATACCGGCGTCCGCGTCAGGCACCCGCTCGATCCCTCCTGGGAATTACCGGTCTATGTCGCCAACTTCGTGCTGATGGATTACGGCACCGGCGCCATCTTCGGCTGCCCGTCCGGTGACCAGCGAGACCTGGATTTCGCCCGCAAATATGGTCTGCCCGTCGTACCGGTCGTCATGCCGAAGGACGCCGATGCCGCGACCTTCGAGGTCGGCGACACCGCTTACGTCGATGATGGCGTCATGATTAATTCGCGCTTCCTCGACGGCAAGACGACCGACGAAGCCTTCGAGATCGTTGCAAACCGGCTGTCGGAAACGATTGTCGGCAACATGCCGCAGGGCGAGCGCAAGGTGAATTTCCGCCTGCGCGACTGGGGCATTTCCCGCCAGCGCTACTGGGGCTGCCCGATCCCCGTCATCCATTGCGATGATTGCGGCGTCGTGCCGGTGCCGAAAGCGGACCTGCCGGTCAAGCTGCCGGACGACGTGACTTTCGACCGGCCGGGCAATCCGCTCGACCGACATCCGACCTGGCGCCATGTCGCCTGCCCGCAATGTGGCAAGGATGCTCGCCGCGAGACCGACACGATGGATACGTTCGTCGATTCGAGCTGGTATTTCACCCGCTTCACGGCGCCCTGGGAGAAGGATCCGACCGATCCGACTGTGGCCAACCGCTGGCTGCCGGTTGACCAGTATATCGGCGGCATCGAGCACGCGATCCTCCACCTGCTCTATTCCCGCTTCTTCACCCGCGCCATGCGCGAGACCGGCCATGTCGAGGTCAAGGAGCCCTTCAAGGGCTTGTTCACGCAAGGCATGGTCGTGCACGAAACCTATCGCCGCGGCTCCGGCCCGAACGGTGAATGGGTGGCTCCGGCCGATATCCGCATCGAGGAAGTCGATGGCAAGCGCCGTGCCACCATGCTGAAGGGCGGCGAGGAAGTGACGATCGGCTCGATCGAGAAAATGTCGAAGTCGAAAAAGAACGTCGTCGATCCGGACGATATCATCGCCTCCTACGGCGCCGATACCGCCCGCTTCTTCGTACTTTCGGACTCTCCGCCGGACCGAGACGTGATCTGGTCCGAAGCCGGTGTCGAAGGTGCTCACCGCTTCACCCAGCGCCTGTGGCGTCTGATTTCCGAAGCCTCGGAGAACTTGGCTGGTATCGATCCGGTGCCGGCTAACGATGGCGAAGCGCTGGCAATCTCGCAGCTCGCCCACAAGACGCTAAAGGCGGTTCAGGGCGATTACGACAGGCTCTCGTTCAACAAAGCCGTAGCGCGCATCTATGAACTGGTGAATGCGCTTGCGGCGCCGCTCGGCCGAGTTGCTGTCGGGGAGGGCGATGCTGTCTTTCGCGCCGCCGTCCGCAACGCCTCGGAAATTCTGATCCAGCTCGTTGCCCCGATGACACCGCATCTGGCGGAAGAATGCTGGGCGGTTCTCGGCAACAAGGAACTGCTTTCCGTAGCTCCCTGGCCGCAGTATGACGAAGCTCTCGTCATCGAGAACGAGATCACACTGCCGATCCAAATCAACGGCAAGAAGCGCGGCGAATTGACAATCGCGCGCGACGCGGATCAAAGTGCGGTCGAAGCTGCGGTTCTGGCGCTGGATGCGGTCAAGACGGCACTGGAAGGCCGGGCGCCGAAGAAAGTCATCGTCGTCCCACAGAGGATCGTAAACATTGTCGTTTGA
- a CDS encoding lipoprotein yields MSFDRSLRRFGFVSGLVTLTLLAGCQVRPLYSEASGTGERLASVGFGQPRTRLDQVVRNQLVFLTSGGAGESAHPVYEVKLSTRSTSSNISEDEDNDSVSPTGVPVPGRVRVEGIYTITRISDGKILKSSKREVVSLIDVSGQGYASLRAVRDAENRAARELAEFIRAEIAIALAREPQPQTVWQK; encoded by the coding sequence TTGTCGTTTGACCGCTCTCTTCGTCGTTTCGGGTTCGTATCCGGCCTGGTAACGCTGACACTCTTGGCTGGCTGCCAGGTCCGCCCGCTCTATTCCGAGGCTTCGGGCACGGGCGAACGCCTGGCCTCGGTCGGCTTTGGGCAACCCCGCACCCGCCTCGACCAGGTTGTCCGCAATCAACTGGTTTTCCTAACCTCCGGGGGTGCCGGCGAGTCGGCTCATCCGGTTTACGAAGTGAAGCTATCGACAAGAAGTACCTCCTCGAACATCAGCGAAGACGAGGATAACGATAGCGTCTCTCCGACCGGCGTGCCTGTCCCTGGCCGCGTCCGGGTGGAAGGGATCTACACGATCACCCGCATCAGCGACGGAAAGATCTTGAAGTCCAGCAAGCGTGAAGTCGTATCGCTCATCGATGTGTCGGGTCAGGGTTATGCCTCGCTCCGCGCCGTTCGCGATGCCGAAAACCGCGCTGCAAGAGAGCTCGCTGAATTCATCCGCGCCGAGATCGCCATCGCGCTCGCCCGCGAACCTCAGCCGCAGACGGTATGGCAGAAGTAA
- the holA gene encoding DNA polymerase III subunit delta: protein MAEVKSHEFDRFVEKSSDLYKIFVIYGPDRGLVSERAALIAGKTGVSQDDPFAMLKLDVSDLQGDPGRLLDEVNSLGLFGGSKLVWLRGAANEKPLLDAMQALVDGPPPANILIVEAGDLKKGSGLRKIAEPSRSIAVIPCYADDVKTLNGLIDSELGSEGLRISQGARQRLLELLGGDRVASRNEIRKLALYCRGMGMVEEEHIDGIIGDASAVSADEAVDAILSGDLPGLHRAIQKVVSSKTPVFLVLQSCLKQFQLLDLMKAEMEEKKLQTAQVMMTLGRHIHFKRKPLIEKALRTWSSPALARETERLQAAILMSRQRQSLEPNIAFHTLMATAIQSSR from the coding sequence ATGGCAGAAGTAAAGTCCCACGAATTCGATCGGTTTGTCGAAAAGAGCTCGGATCTTTACAAGATCTTCGTGATCTACGGACCGGATCGCGGCCTTGTCTCCGAACGGGCAGCACTCATTGCAGGCAAGACAGGCGTCTCCCAGGACGATCCGTTCGCCATGCTCAAGCTCGACGTCTCGGATCTGCAGGGCGACCCCGGACGGCTTCTCGACGAGGTGAACTCGCTCGGCCTCTTCGGCGGCTCCAAACTCGTATGGCTGCGTGGTGCCGCCAACGAAAAACCCCTTCTCGACGCTATGCAGGCGCTCGTGGATGGCCCGCCTCCGGCCAACATCCTGATTGTCGAAGCGGGAGACCTCAAGAAGGGGAGCGGATTGCGCAAGATCGCGGAGCCTTCGCGGTCGATCGCTGTCATTCCCTGTTATGCGGACGACGTGAAGACCCTGAACGGGCTGATCGATTCGGAACTGGGGAGCGAAGGTCTCAGAATCAGCCAAGGCGCGCGCCAGAGGCTCCTGGAGCTGCTCGGCGGGGATCGCGTAGCCTCCCGTAACGAGATCCGCAAGCTCGCCCTCTACTGCCGTGGTATGGGCATGGTCGAGGAAGAGCATATCGATGGGATTATCGGCGACGCGAGTGCCGTTTCGGCCGACGAAGCCGTCGATGCGATCCTCAGCGGCGACTTGCCGGGCCTGCACCGTGCCATCCAGAAGGTCGTCTCATCGAAGACCCCGGTTTTTCTCGTCCTGCAATCCTGCCTGAAACAATTCCAGCTGCTGGATTTGATGAAGGCGGAAATGGAGGAAAAGAAGCTCCAGACCGCCCAGGTCATGATGACACTCGGCCGGCATATTCACTTCAAGCGCAAACCGCTCATAGAAAAAGCGCTGAGAACATGGAGTTCGCCAGCGCTCGCGCGTGAAACGGAAAGGTTGCAGGCCGCGATCCTGATGTCGCGGCAGAGGCAGAGCTTGGAACCCAACATTGCCTTTCACACACTGATGGCCACGGCTATTCAATCAAGCCGTTGA
- a CDS encoding ParB/RepB/Spo0J family partition protein, producing the protein MNDDLSKRRLGRGLAALIGEMDQQAPADNGARSVNPDRMVPIEHVSRNPKNPRRSFDEGELQDLASSIRQHGIVQPVVVRPRGPAQYEIIAGERRWRAAQLAGLIEIPVIVRDVDDRTALEIAIVENVQRSDLNPLEEALGYDQLIAEHGYTQNDLGEIIGKSRSHVANSLRLLKLPEPVRDMLAAGSLSAGHARALITTSDPASLARTIIAKGMSVRDAEKLAQNDIKAQAEPTTVSKAEQKDSDTLALERTLSDSLGLEVKINHKNGGGQIKIGYRTLEQLEEICRLLERR; encoded by the coding sequence ATGAACGACGACCTATCGAAACGGCGCCTGGGGCGCGGTCTTGCAGCGCTCATAGGCGAAATGGATCAGCAGGCGCCAGCCGATAACGGTGCCCGGAGTGTTAATCCGGATCGCATGGTCCCGATTGAGCATGTATCCCGCAATCCGAAGAATCCGCGCCGGAGTTTCGATGAGGGCGAGCTGCAGGATTTGGCCAGCTCCATTCGCCAGCATGGGATCGTTCAGCCGGTCGTTGTTCGGCCGCGAGGCCCTGCGCAATATGAAATCATAGCCGGCGAACGTCGTTGGCGTGCCGCCCAATTGGCTGGCTTGATCGAAATTCCTGTCATTGTCCGCGACGTGGACGATCGGACCGCGCTCGAGATTGCAATTGTCGAAAACGTCCAGCGTTCGGACCTTAATCCCCTGGAAGAGGCTCTTGGCTACGACCAGCTGATCGCCGAGCACGGCTATACTCAGAACGATCTGGGAGAGATCATCGGCAAGAGCCGAAGCCATGTCGCCAACAGTCTTCGCCTGTTGAAGCTGCCCGAGCCGGTGCGGGATATGCTGGCAGCGGGGAGCCTTTCCGCCGGGCACGCGCGCGCGTTGATCACGACGTCGGATCCGGCTTCATTGGCGCGTACCATCATTGCCAAGGGCATGTCGGTGCGGGATGCCGAAAAGCTGGCTCAGAACGATATCAAGGCCCAAGCCGAACCAACAACCGTTTCGAAAGCGGAACAAAAAGATTCCGATACGCTGGCGCTTGAGCGGACCCTTTCCGATTCCCTCGGGTTGGAGGTGAAGATCAACCACAAGAATGGTGGGGGCCAGATCAAGATTGGTTACCGGACGCTGGAGCAGCTCGAGGAGATCTGCCGTCTTCTGGAACGGAGATAA
- a CDS encoding ParA family protein, with amino-acid sequence MFERNRVITIANQKGGVGKTTTAINLATALAAIGERVLIIDLDPQGNASTGLGIDRRDRKLSSYDLLMGYNSIAETALETAVPNLHIVPSTMDLLGFEMEISQASDRAFKLRSALSGDDAFVYSYILLDCPPSFNLLTMNAMAAAHSILVPLQCEFFALEGLSQLLETVDQVRRSINPSLDIQGIVLTMFDARNNLAQQVVNDVRTHLGEKVYHTLIPRNVRVSEAPSYGKPAILYDLKCAGSQAYLQLASEVIQRERRRKAA; translated from the coding sequence ATGTTTGAAAGAAATCGGGTTATCACGATTGCCAACCAAAAAGGCGGCGTGGGCAAGACAACGACGGCAATCAATCTGGCGACGGCCCTTGCGGCAATCGGCGAACGCGTTCTGATCATCGACCTTGATCCGCAGGGCAATGCCAGCACCGGGCTGGGTATCGACCGCCGAGACCGCAAGCTCTCTTCCTATGATCTGTTGATGGGATACAACTCCATAGCGGAGACGGCGCTGGAGACCGCGGTTCCAAACCTGCACATCGTCCCCTCGACGATGGACCTGCTTGGCTTCGAAATGGAAATTTCCCAAGCTTCTGATCGGGCATTCAAGCTTCGAAGCGCGTTGAGTGGCGATGACGCCTTTGTCTATTCCTATATTCTTTTGGACTGCCCACCATCGTTCAACCTGTTAACGATGAATGCCATGGCCGCGGCTCATTCCATCCTGGTGCCGTTGCAATGCGAGTTCTTTGCACTGGAAGGGTTGAGCCAGTTGCTCGAAACGGTCGATCAGGTGCGTCGCAGCATCAATCCGTCGCTCGATATCCAGGGAATCGTCCTCACCATGTTCGATGCCCGAAACAACCTGGCTCAACAGGTTGTCAATGATGTGCGGACGCATCTTGGCGAAAAAGTCTATCATACGTTGATTCCGCGCAATGTCCGTGTATCTGAGGCGCCTTCTTACGGTAAGCCGGCGATCCTTTACGATCTGAAATGCGCGGGCAGCCAAGCTTATTTGCAACTGGCTTCCGAAGTCATCCAGCGAGAACGCAGGCGTAAAGCCGCCTGA
- the rsmG gene encoding 16S rRNA (guanine(527)-N(7))-methyltransferase RsmG has product MLLNGKSVSRETREKLEHFAALFQKWAKAINLVAPSTLDELWRRHIADSAQIFQLSPHPYRWLDLGSGGGFPGVITAVFLAETQQGWVHLVESNQKKAAFLRVALNETGARGSVHPLRIESAFTALPDCERISARALAELDPLLSYTSPWMIGKDTRAFFHKGRDYAAEVEKARGRWSFDLIKHQSAVEPDSIILEISNLRHKEP; this is encoded by the coding sequence ATGCTTCTGAACGGCAAGAGTGTTTCACGTGAAACGCGGGAGAAGCTTGAGCATTTTGCAGCGCTTTTCCAGAAGTGGGCAAAGGCCATCAATCTGGTTGCTCCCTCCACACTGGACGAATTGTGGCGGCGTCATATTGCTGACAGCGCCCAAATCTTCCAACTCTCCCCCCATCCATATAGATGGCTCGATCTTGGTTCCGGGGGTGGCTTCCCTGGCGTGATAACGGCAGTCTTTCTGGCCGAGACGCAACAGGGATGGGTTCATCTGGTTGAGAGCAACCAGAAAAAGGCAGCGTTTCTTCGGGTGGCGCTCAATGAAACAGGTGCCAGGGGTTCGGTCCATCCTTTGCGAATCGAATCAGCCTTTACCGCCCTTCCCGATTGCGAACGCATCTCCGCGAGAGCCCTTGCCGAGCTTGATCCGCTTCTTTCTTACACATCGCCTTGGATGATTGGCAAAGATACAAGAGCTTTTTTCCATAAAGGCAGGGATTACGCCGCGGAAGTCGAGAAAGCCCGTGGCCGTTGGTCGTTCGATCTGATAAAACATCAGAGTGCCGTCGAGCCGGATTCAATTATCCTCGAGATTAGCAATTTAAGGCACAAAGAACCCTAG